CCGGGCGGCTGCCCTTGTGCATCCTGCCGGGTCACGGCCGCGTACACTCCCAACAGCGGCGACACCTCCTCGACCGGAAAGTCCGAGCCGGCCGCGATGCGCCCGCCGGACGCGAGCACCGAACGCCACGCATACGCGCCGCGCACCCGCTCGGGGCCGAGCCGCTGCTCCGCCCACCGCATGTCGCTCGTGGCGTGCGTCGGTTGCATCGACGCGATCACGCCGAGCGCGCCGAATCGCGGTATGTCCTCGGGCGCGAGCACCTGGGCGTGCTCTACGCGAAACCGCAGGTCCGCACCCGGGTGTGCCGCGATCGCGCGCTCGAATGCGTCGAGCGCGTTGCGGTTGCCGCGATCCCCGATCGCGTGGACCGCGACCTGCCACCCGGCGTCCGCGGCCGCCATCGCGAGCGCCGCGAGTTCGTCGCGCCCCGTGATCTCGAGTCCGGTGTTGCCCGGGTCGTCGGCGTACGGCGCCAGCAGCGCCGCACCGCGCGAACCGAGCGCGCCGTCGGCGAATGCCTTGACGCCGCGGAGCGAAAACCGGCCGTCGCCGTCGTCGAGGTAGCGCTTGCGCGTCGCCAGTTCGCCCGCGATGCCGGCGCGGTACGCCAAAAGCGCATACACCCGCAGCGGCAGCTCGCCGTCCGCCGCCATCTCCCGGTAGACGGCGATCGTGTCGTCGGTCAGCCCCATCTCGTGCACGCCGGTGAGACCCGCCGCCACCGCAACCCGCGCGGCGGCCGCGATGCGCCGGCGCCGCTCGGCCGCCGACGGCTCGGGGATCTTCGCCTCGATCAGATCCATCGCCGCGTCGACCAGCACGCCGGTCGGCTCGCCGGCCGCGTCGCGCACGATCTTGCCGCCGGGCGGGTCCGCCGTGGCCCGCGTCACGCCGGCGAGTGCGAGCGCGCGCGAGTTGGCCCACAGC
Above is a window of Deltaproteobacteria bacterium DNA encoding:
- a CDS encoding amidohydrolase, whose amino-acid sequence is MVCRAVRYERTSQWGSRSCSARATVAAAAAVVAGACGGGAREPRAPAAGPCAAAADVALIGGDVWTMDDAAPHAEAIAWRDGRIVAVGTVAEVRRHVGPGTRVIDLDGRTVTPGLIDAHAHLYGLGGALATVALKGAASEVEAAERIAAAAAGRAAGEWITGRGWDQTRWQPARFPTRATLDAAVPDHPVAVRRVDGHALWANSRALALAGVTRATADPPGGKIVRDAAGEPTGVLVDAAMDLIEAKIPEPSAAERRRRIAAAARVAVAAGLTGVHEMGLTDDTIAVYREMAADGELPLRVYALLAYRAGIAGELATRKRYLDDGDGRFSLRGVKAFADGALGSRGAALLAPYADDPGNTGLEITGRDELAALAMAAADAGWQVAVHAIGDRGNRNALDAFERAIAAHPGADLRFRVEHAQVLAPEDIPRFGALGVIASMQPTHATSDMRWAEQRLGPERVRGAYAWRSVLASGGRIAAGSDFPVEEVSPLLGVYAAVTRQDAQGQPPGGWYPDQRLTLAEALHAFTADAAYAGFAEDRVGRLRAGMLADVTVFDRPLAADRSLLATKVELTVVGGRAVHASEWARAELAEPPAADLLCR